A window of Anaerolineae bacterium genomic DNA:
TTATAAACCCTGCATTCCATGGAATGATGGGCACATTTACCCTCTTCAGCCCTGCATCCTTTACATTGGATTTCATCGGGTGAAAGATTAAAGACACCTGCTATTGTTTCGGCCATTCCTTGGTCAAACTGTGCCAAATAAAGATAACATTCGAAACACGGCAATCCACAGGGTGCGGTCATATAATCAAAATCTATTTCTTCATTTTTTCTTTTTTCTTTTGTTTCTTTTCCCATTTTTCTGACTTTCAGAAAAGTTTCCATGCTCATGATAAGCGCCTCCTTCAAAATGAAATGTTCGGCGGCTCTGCCAAGTCCGACTGTAAGCGAAATGTTATGCCTGGTCATTCATAACGAGTCCACATCCTAATGACTTTAACCACTTTTTCGTCATCAAGAACCTGATAGACTAACCGGTGCTGTATGTTAATTCGCCGGGAAAAGGCCCCGGATAAATCACCTAATAACTTTTCGAAAGGTGGGGGGTTCTGGCAAGGATTCTTAAGAAAGATTTCAATCAGATTTTCGGCTTTTGGGCGCAGCCCGGCAGCGGAAAGCTTTTTGGCGTCTTTTTGAGCATGTTTAGTGAAAACTACTTGCCACATTACCAGTCAAGTTCCTGAGTGCATTCCTCGATTGGCGTGGCTAACCCTCCCCGAATTGATTCCCGCATACCAGGAATATTTAGCAGGTACATGGTTTCCTGAATAGCGCGCCAGTCATCCTCGGAAATAAGTACAGCGCTGCCCCGCTTTCCCTTTATAATAATCGGTTCGTGAGAAGAGGCTGCTTCGTCAATAAGTCGATAAAGCTTTGATCTTGCTTCAGTAGCTGCTATTGTCGGCATGATTTACCTTTTGATTTAATGGAAGTTATTACACCTGAACAGTACGGCATGGCGTACGCTTTGTCAAGCTTTATCAAAGGAATTTAAGGGACATCGTATAATCCCCAATCACAAAAATACCCTTTTAAGGCCTTATATGACGCAACATTTAAATCATTAGTTCACAATATCAATATGTTCCTGTGGCCCGATTCCCAGGGACAAAATAAATTTATTGCAAAGTAATTAACCAACATATCAAGGAGTCCCATAAAGGCTATTTTAATTTCTTAGATTTGGTTGAGTGAGAACCACAGTCCAATCCCATATACTATATGCAGGAAAAGCTGTTCAACCCAGGCGAATCGGCCTCCTTTTCTTCCAAGAAATCCCTGTCCGGCTACAGGGAGTGCTGCAAATAGCATGGAAATCCAGAGAATTGTGACGTAAGGCCATAGAATCCATGTTGAATGAGAATCAAGTTTAAGAATATATGTCCCGCCCATGTAAATAACGCCAAAGGCAGAACTCGTCATGAGGTGTACGGGAATTCCAAAGAGATAAGTGTTTATTTTATCGGCACGTCTTTTAATAAAACGCGTCACAAATGACGCGTCAATAATGAAGATGGATGACTTGAAAATCCCAAACCGATAAAACGCTTCAGAAACTGCACCCATCAGGATGCCTCCAAAGAGACCTGATAGGATTCCTTGAAATAGTAACATGTTGTCCCTCTTATTCTTTACCCTTTCACCAAACAACCATTGCAACCATCGGCGTCGATCTCCGGCAAATTTTAGCAAAAATTCTTTACAAAAATACCCTTTTAAGGCTTTATATGACGCTATATTTAAATGATTTGTTCACAATATCAATATGTTCCTATGGCCAGACCCCCAAGGAACCAAACGCCTAAATTCAACCCCCCTTTTTCTCTATTCCGCAATTCTGCGGATGGTTTGCAGAAGGTTATGGGTAATTGGCTGCTTTTGAAGGTATTTGGGATTCAGCGATTTCATTTTTTGACTCCTTACTGTTCACCAAGGTCTTCGGCAATTTCACGGAACTGTTCGAGAGCGGCTTCGAGGTCTTCAACTATTTCTTGTGCGAGAATTCCGGGATCAGGCAGGTTTTCGGAATCTTCAAGGCTTTTATCCCTGAGCCAGACAATGTCGAGGCTG
This region includes:
- a CDS encoding DUF3795 domain-containing protein: MTRHNISLTVGLGRAAEHFILKEALIMSMETFLKVRKMGKETKEKRKNEEIDFDYMTAPCGLPCFECYLYLAQFDQGMAETIAGVFNLSPDEIQCKGCRAEEGKCAHHSMECRVY
- a CDS encoding type II toxin-antitoxin system Phd/YefM family antitoxin, with amino-acid sequence MPTIAATEARSKLYRLIDEAASSHEPIIIKGKRGSAVLISEDDWRAIQETMYLLNIPGMRESIRGGLATPIEECTQELDW
- a CDS encoding Txe/YoeB family addiction module toxin, with the protein product MWQVVFTKHAQKDAKKLSAAGLRPKAENLIEIFLKNPCQNPPPFEKLLGDLSGAFSRRINIQHRLVYQVLDDEKVVKVIRMWTRYE